The genomic DNA TTCATTTATAGAGGGTGCATCTGCGAATGCTTATTCTAAATAAGTATGCTGCTTTGATAAGTTTATAACTAATAGTGTGGATGTTGTGCAAACTTTTACTTGAGTGTGTAAAtgtatactaaagccatactcgaggagtactgtttaataacaaacaaattagaaatgagggtagaaaacgcatgtcatttcattacttttttttttttaattatgtattgttgttttataaaatattattcaaaatatatatattatatctaattcttttaagcttaataatcaaatttattttcattattttattgatttttaccctcatttttaatttgtttgttgttaaacagtatTCCTcgtgtatggctttagtataaagGAGGCGCTCGTTAGTAGGCTTATAAATACTCGTTAGTAGCCTTAGATGCGTATCACGACATATGTCGAGACCAGAGAAAGACAAATAGCGAAAGAGAGAGCGAGAGAGATGTTTCAACTCTgccactattggtcgacaatatgtcggTGAAACATGCAAAGCCTGAACTGAACCCGTATCTTATTTCTATAATTACTCTATACTTTAGTTAAGCATATCAGAGcagttttgtatgaaataattatttttgtctgtgtaATAATCCATCATGATGACGTCATTACTAACACAATATTGTTTTGCAATAGAATGTTTGAAGAGTTCCCCGACTTGGCCCcaaataaaactaaacttaCACATAAATAGTATAAGTCCGAGATTCTCCGATATTCACTTtgaaggtaaaaaaaatattgtgtttcaGTAGACTtgggtacatatttttttaaagttgggCCTTTTTAGTTAATCTATGGTAAACTTTTTGAAATCTACatttatttctttgtatttCGGGATTAGTACCACCACCTCATGTAATCTAGTATATGTTTATAAGTAAATACCCAGATTTAGATTTGTTAAAACGTATTATTGATAAGTACATATGTAGacaaactatataatattaaataaaaaacctcATTATAGCTTACAAAGTTGAAGAAATCAAACTTGAATTCAAAatggtacaaataaataaaataattggccTCAATTGACGTTAATTTATCGGCTACGCCCTAAAATAGTTTTGTATAAATTCAAGATTCTTCATCATGCGCCTATTTTTTAACGCGGcgtaaaattcaattaaaactcGGTTTCTTTTCAAAAATTCCTCACGTTTCTTCAACTTTACAATACTTTATttaggtaattaaaatttagttAATAACCTAAATGGTAGgtgagcccgggatgctaaatttgcagttacaacaacgtcattggaatcgattagatttggtaaattagatgatagaaagaataaatggttatataattttttcgctttcagcggtggggaaaaaaactacagactttaaagacaatttttattacattggcttactgaaatcatcagaaaacatgagcgattacattcaggagattatttcattcataataagtaaacaaattaCCGCAATGGTGGCTCGATATCAGAAATATAAGAGTtctattttgtaactttggaaccctcccatgccattatgttacgctcaaatcgtcagatttcgAAATGCAACCAATTTCAgaagttagattttttttgtttgccctAATCGCATTctccaatattaagggctcatacttggtggaggtactgaacaatgtgcaaggtatactcccttatgtcCATCTGCTGTgttcgagtaactgcaaaattcCCCTCTTTGGCTCCCCTACTAGAAGATGGGTAAACTAATTATAAATGTTTGTGTCTAACcaacttttgtctgtctgttgtgATTAACAATTTTAGGTGTCTCCACCACTAACGGTCTGCGTGTACTGACGGGCTAAGCCGCGCGTTGTATGGAAGACTAGtgattttgttgttttatttacattaacaaaGAATCACTAATCTCCCTACAAAGCGACGGTGCACTCTTCGCTGCGAACGCCGTCCCATCGAAAGCTGCTTTCAACTTGTTTCatttgtgattttaattttcacttttttttgaTATCACTAAGGATTTGTATACGGGCGTAGACTGAGAAGTAATAGACAACTGAATTACGTGCTgtagtgaataaaatatatacgacTTTAACatcttttttttgtatgtattgttattttgtattctatgttgatttttttttgtacgctatcccgcatttaattacattaattcctttatccaaagggtgtctggcagatattgctgtaagcaataagaccgtctttgcacatacttgttttctatgttttttctgttttctttgttgttgttttacttttgtgcaataaagtaaatataaataaaactaaataaatctcAAAGTAGTCTGAACCATTTTTtcactaatttatttaaagctaACTCTACTAGTGATTTGTAACATGTTGAGGCTTTAAGTTCGTGGTTGACGTGTTCCTcggagcagcgtgatgggtctaagctccatatccattAATAGTTTATTACAGTCCACATATAAATTCTTCATTTTAtctgtctatttacttttcTGTCTACGTACACTGGCTTCTACTAACAGAGGTTGtcatgtttaataatattagcgATGTAACAAATAATGGCATATTTTCTGGATTTACACTGTTTGTTTCTGCATTCGCAAGGATCAATGCAAATGTATTTGACAAGTAAAAGCTAtgtgaaatttatattttctcatTTGCTTctatttgaatataaaataatcataaaacagAACTTAAAGTGGGCATGCAAATTTTCATCTTGAAACTTTCGCGATTTATTGGGATGATTATTCGCATCTTTGAATGTGAAAAATCCAACATTATTGTTACATTGCTACCTACATGTGTTATTGAATATATGTTGGTGCTAACCATATGTGTATTTAATTGTCAATAACAACAATTAACTTGGACTTCACATAATATTGATGTaaacttatatattataattaattgttaagtaCACATAATACTTAGGTAAAAACTCGTagtaaaaaaggataaatataGGAAGATGGTAAAATACAAAGTAGTTGGAAGCGTCACTATATTATGTCCTTTCTTATATTTAATTCgtttatgtttgttatatgtatacaaataataaacaaacaaacaaattgaattaATATAACACACATACTGCATATTATGAAAGCTGAGACGAATGATATGACAATTTCGCCTGCCATTGggcgatattttgtctatttcacttcacttggtcgcatgttagcactacagGAAATATAGAAAATCTTTAATCCATAATAAGGTACCATTCTTACTTACCAAACTAAGACTAAGGAGGGTAGACTGACAAACATACtgttttcataaaatgtggtatgACTTTAAGCAGGCGCGTAGTGCATTCGAATTTTCTTGTTTCTTTCCCTTGTATACAATGGGAATTCCCCTTTGGTCATGTTTAATATGGGTAATAGGGTGTTTgcacagattatattattattgaaatcttGTTCTATTTCCTTTCCTATGCATAATACGTAGTAAAAGATCTGTATTGCatacgaccttcacccatctgttaaagttggatgaaaagttttttatataaaaatatgttgcgaTTAAGTTGCCTAAATAACTCAttgccaaactatcattaatgatgtTTAACAATGTTAAATAATAGTTTGGTCAGGAGTAGGCAACCTACTAGTAATATATACTTTAGCAACCTATTTGGATAAAAAATGCTTTCAtatattaaacagatgggtgaaggtcgtcttTAAAGATCTTAGACTATGATGAacttataacaaaaattaacttgtatATTCTTACTTTTCAGTGTACACGAAAGCAACCCGAACCTCGGCCGTGGAAACTTTTGATTTTGAAGGTTAATTACATAAGTTTAGTTGATAAGTTACCACTCacgaacatacatacatcagATAAACTATTTTCTTGAGGCTCATATTGTTTTGTATGgagtttgaaatgaaaaaacatTGATTTACGGGTTTTCCTTATAAccatgtattaaaattaatgaaatttaagAGAAATATTGCATTTATcattaattaactattaatattgaaaaGGTAAACTAAGATTGTGTTTTAAAGGGcaatgatttaaattttaatttactgaTTTGTTACATCgatattgtatttataagtaaataaagaatAGGAATAAAAGGTTTATTTTGTGAAcgctttgtattatttttaggtTAATCCCTGTTTGCTAATATCTGTGATCACAAATAattggttcccattcccgtgggaataggggaataataataattatattgcctatagcctgctcgataaatgagctatctaacactgaaagaatttttcaaatcggtcaagtagttcctgagattagcgcgttcatgcAAACAAACTAACTTCTGTTTCATAATATTTAGTAAGTATACATTTACACAAGAGAAGTAAGACCAAGACGATTATAAAGAAAGTTACAATTTACATACCTATATAGATTGTTATCTACCCATTAGGAACTCATATATTGTATAATTACATTATGTACATTAGAATTCAGGATATTATCATGAAGTCTAATGCCATAAGATCTCTTATTTATAATCAGATATATATACGTAACGACCTGTTTAGCTATGGATttggtaataaaaaaagtatattgagGCTTCTGCAAATAGATTCTAATTTAAGATAGTTAAGATACTATTCCTATCCTCCGCTTGGTGGCACCAGCAAAATTTATAGTCTTAAGGATGTGGTAGCCATAACCAAACCTTAGTCATTTTAAAGAAGCCATAACTAGGTACTACCGCCATTTTAAGTTTTGCCACAAAGTAATGGTGGTTCATGGAACAGTACTGTTTTTATTTGAAGGCTAATGCTTAACATCTATATGCTTTGGTTGAAGGATGACTAAATAAAACATGGTAGCAGTACCTACTCTGCAGCATGCACTtgagataattttgttatttcaaaCAAGTGTACCACTGTGAACCAAGtgtgaactgggtcctaactgaaaatcagtgctgcatacttttttttattgaaagtatgcggcaaaatgctgagttggggcctttttctaggttgtgccacatattacagggcattctttagtgctccactgtttgagtggacgttaagccataatgttataatttagatttaatgtgatatgtggcattacttaaaaataaagatctttctttctttctttctttaccaGTTCCACTAAATATACAACAGACTGAGACAATAATCTTGGccatccatggattcaccatgggTCCCAAGTCCATCATGTAGTAAATGAATGCTCCAAAGAGAACCTGAACTGTTATCAAAGTACTCTCAAGAAACTATCTACTACTGTTTTGGAATTACGTATGACTTGGTTTATTTATGCAACTAGAGCAAAACCTTTGCTTTATGAACTGACTGAAGTGAACATGGAAAAGTTAACTGAAGATAACTTCTTTCCACATGGAGTCATACATAGAcattgtttcatgtaggataaGAAATAAGATAACACAGTCTTGTACGCTTACAACAAGAATCACAACAtccttttaatttcaataaaatatataatacataatcaTAAAAATCTCTCAAAATATCATCGCAACTTAAAGCTTTTTGATCCCACCCACATTAAGTTTATCGCAGCGGTGGTACGTCTGAGTGTTCGTGTTTGTCTAAGAAGAATACAATGTATATGATAGGCACGAAAACTCCTAGAATAAGCACAACTCCCAATAGATGGAACCACTTAAGTCCAAAGTCGGCACCTTGTGAGGTCAACTGTTTCACCACAACTGCTTCAACTGGCTCTTTCACTTTGTTGGGTAGTAATTGTGTGTCTTCAGATGCTGCTTCAATTTGATCAGTATCTGTATAAGGAATAACAGATGGCGCTAGTGTGCTGTTCAAAACCACAGCATTGCAGTCAATTGCACAATCTCCCTCATTGGAACTATTTGAATTTACAGTTTTAGTCTGAGGTAATCTGTTTTGGACTGGGTTTTGGaggatattttctaaatttaagcTAGTCGAGGTCTGACTTGTGGAAGGTACAGGTTCTGCGGGTCGTGATGTGGGAATTATTTCAGTGAGCACAGAGTATGGTGTAACTGGCACTTTGATTGTCCGTCTTGCAAATATTTCATTGTCCTTATGTATATGGTTGATCCTCTTCAATTCTGAAATCTAATGTAATATTGAATATGTTAACAATTAGAATTCAATTAGTTTTACATATGTTTTAAACATTGaaataccaaaattaatttgaaattttattaatttgataagATAATTTAAGTACACATTAATACCCTGATAAAACCCATTGGATATC from Bicyclus anynana chromosome 20, ilBicAnyn1.1, whole genome shotgun sequence includes the following:
- the LOC112058024 gene encoding lysM and putative peptidoglycan-binding domain-containing protein 3 isoform X2 — translated: MKQRTRVSHSGDDLTSNMNGSSDERDAHSEIQLYRIKPVDHFIEAQVQEGDTLQAIALRFHCSISELKRINHIHKDNEIFARRTIKVPVTPYSVLTEIIPTSRPAEPVPSTSQTSTSLNLENILQNPVQNRLPQTKTVNSNSSNEGDCAIDCNAVVLNSTLAPSVIPYTDTDQIEAASEDTQLLPNKVKEPVEAVVVKQLTSQGADFGLKWFHLLGVVLILGVFVPIIYIVFFLDKHEHSDVPPLR
- the LOC112058024 gene encoding lysM and putative peptidoglycan-binding domain-containing protein 3 isoform X3, producing MNGSSDERDAHSEIQLYRIKPVDHFIEAQVQEGDTLQAIALRFHCSISELKRINHIHKDNEIFARRTIKVPVTPYSVLTEIIPTSRPAEPVPSTSQTSTSLNLENILQNPVQNRLPQTKTVNSNSSNEGDCAIDCNAVVLNSTLAPSVIPYTDTDQIEAASEDTQLLPNKVKEPVEAVVVKQLTSQGADFGLKWFHLLGVVLILGVFVPIIYIVFFLDKHEHSDVPPLR
- the LOC112058024 gene encoding lysM and putative peptidoglycan-binding domain-containing protein 3 isoform X1, with the protein product MLLSRTRVSHSGDDLTSNMNGSSDERDAHSEIQLYRIKPVDHFIEAQVQEGDTLQAIALRFHCSISELKRINHIHKDNEIFARRTIKVPVTPYSVLTEIIPTSRPAEPVPSTSQTSTSLNLENILQNPVQNRLPQTKTVNSNSSNEGDCAIDCNAVVLNSTLAPSVIPYTDTDQIEAASEDTQLLPNKVKEPVEAVVVKQLTSQGADFGLKWFHLLGVVLILGVFVPIIYIVFFLDKHEHSDVPPLR